A single window of Ictalurus furcatus strain D&B chromosome 3, Billie_1.0, whole genome shotgun sequence DNA harbors:
- the tmem63ba gene encoding CSC1-like protein 2 isoform X2: protein MTSLNSEQLLSGENRTTMHKCYTFLIFMVLLLPSLGLSSLDVFFRWLFDKMFLSNATVRFECVFLPDNGAFFVNYVIASAFIGNAMDLLRIPGLLMYMIRLCLARSAAERRNVKKHQAYEFQFGAAYAWLMNVFTVVMTYSITCPIIVPFGLMYMLLKHLVDRYNMYYAYLPSKLDKKIHSGAVNQVVAAPILCLFWLLFFSTVRIGFLTATSMFTFVVLIITIIICVSHVVFGHFKYLSAHNYKIDSQEVDGVENGQPPGTSPPTKSARYIAQVLQEQGPEESVSGSGEEYGQGSPQDDELMAPGSVVNEGDFQSGEDSLIDNEVHQ, encoded by the exons atgacaagtttaaattctgaGCAACTGCt TTCTGGGGAGAACAGAACCACTATGCACAAGTGTTACACCTTCCTCATCTTTATGGTCCTGCTGCTGCCATCTCTGGGCCTCAGCAG TTTGGATGTGTTTTTTCGCTGGCTTTTTGACAAGATGTTCCTATCTAATGCTACAGTGAGATTCGA ATGTGTATTTCTTCCGGACAATGGGGCTTTTTTTGTTAACTATGTCATTGCCTCAGCCTTCATTGGTAATGCTATGGACCTATTGCGCATTCCGGGTCTGCTCATGTACATGATTCGTCTGTGCTTGGCTCGCTCTGCAGCCGAGAGACGCAATGTAAAGAAG CATCAAGCGTACGAGTTCCAGTTCGGGGCAGCGTATGCCTGGTTGATGAACGTCTTCACTGTAGTCATGACCTACAGCATCACCTGTCCGATCATTGTTCCTTTCG GCTTAATGTACATGTTGTTAAAGCACCTCGTGGACAGGTATAATATGTACTACGCCTACTTGCCGTCCAAACTGGATAAGAAGATCCACTCTGGAGCTGTGAACCAGGTGGTGGCTGCGCCCATCCTGTGCCTCTTCTGGTTGCTTTTCTTCTCCACTGTACGCATAG GGTTCCTCACTGCCACCTCAATGTTCACATTTGTGGTTCTGATAATCACCATCATAATTTGCGTCTCTCACGTTGTTTTCGGACATTTTAAGTACCTAAGCGCACACAATTACAAA ATTGACTCGCAGGAAGTGGATGGGGTAGAGAACGGACAGCCGCCTGGCACCTCCCCACCCACCAAATCTGCG AGGTACATCGCACAGGTTCTACAGGAGCAGGGCCCAGAGGAGTCAGTCTCCGGGAGTGGTGAGGAATACGGCCAGGGTTCCCCGCAGGATGACGAGCTCATGGCACCGGGCTCAGTTGTCAATGAGGGGGATTTCCAGTCAGGAGAGGACAGTCTCATCGACAACGAGGTGCACCAGTGA
- the tmem63ba gene encoding CSC1-like protein 2 isoform X1, translating into MMLGLFVLMMAVLGESLACSGSGNCTPGKNDSKEWCYKARISSTVLQGLPFGGVPTVLALDFMFFLGLLCVFSFLRKVAWDYGRLALVSDADRQDQRYRRLDELEYVASALQTPVDSRYERLTSVSSSIDFDQRDSGFCSWLTAIFRIKDDEIREKCGEDAVHYLSFQRHIIGLLVVVGVLSVGIILPVNFSGDLQDHSAYSFGRTTIANLNSGNNLLWLHTIFAFLYLLLTVYSMRRHTSKMHYKEDDLVKRTLFVHGINRYAEESQIKLHFEQAYENCVVLEARICYDVAKLMSLDSERRKTERSKKFYTDLYNKEHVHTMINPKPCGHLCCCVIKGCEQVEAMTYYTDLEARLREEYKKEREKVTTKPLDMAFVTFQSEAITAVILKDFNACKFHGCHCQREPKSSPFSSILHTHNWSVTYAPDPQNVYWEHLSIGGASWWLRCLVINCCLFLLLFFLTTPAIIISTMDKFNVTKPVEYLNNPIITQFFPTLLLWSFSALLPTIVYYSAFFEAHWTRSGENRTTMHKCYTFLIFMVLLLPSLGLSSLDVFFRWLFDKMFLSNATVRFECVFLPDNGAFFVNYVIASAFIGNAMDLLRIPGLLMYMIRLCLARSAAERRNVKKHQAYEFQFGAAYAWLMNVFTVVMTYSITCPIIVPFGLMYMLLKHLVDRYNMYYAYLPSKLDKKIHSGAVNQVVAAPILCLFWLLFFSTVRIGFLTATSMFTFVVLIITIIICVSHVVFGHFKYLSAHNYKIDSQEVDGVENGQPPGTSPPTKSARYIAQVLQEQGPEESVSGSGEEYGQGSPQDDELMAPGSVVNEGDFQSGEDSLIDNEVHQ; encoded by the exons ATGATGCTGGGGTTGTTCGTGCTGATGATGGCTGTGTTGGGGGAGAGTCTGGCCTGCTCAGGCTCGGGAAACTGCACACCGGGCAAAAATGACTCCAAGGAGTGGTGCTATAAGGCAAGGATTAGCAGCACCGTGCTGCAGGGACTTCCATTCGGAGGAGTTCCCACTGTCCTCGCCCTCGACTTCATGTTCTTCCTG GGGCTACTTTGTGTGTTCTCTTTCCTGAGGAAAGTAGCATGGGATTATGGGCGTCTGGCACTGGTCTCGGATGCAGACAG GCAGGATCAGCGATACCGGCGTCTGGACGAACTAGAATA CGTGGCCTCCGCGTTGCAGACGCCAGTTGATTCCCGTTACGAGCGCTTGACTTCGGTTTCCAGTTCCATCGACTTCGACCAAAGAGACAgc GGTTTCTGTTCCTGGCTAACAGCCATCTTCAGGATCAA AGATGATGAGATCAGGGAGAAATGTGGTGAGGACGCAGTGCACTACCTCTCATTCCAGCGCCACATCATcggtctgctggtggtggtagGCGTGCTGTCCGTGGGCATTATCCTGCCAGTCAACTTCTCAGGAGACCTTCAGG ATCATAGTGCATATAGTTTTGGGAGAACAACAATAGCTAACTTGAACTCTGG GAATAACCTGCTATGGCTGCACACTATCTTTGCATTCCTTTACCTGCTACTGACCGTCTACAGCATGAGGcgacacacctccaagatgcaCTACAAGGAAGATGATTTG GTGAAACGCACTTTATTCGTTCATGGCATCAACAGATATGCAGAAGAGAGTCAGATAAAGCTGCACTTTGA GCAAGCATATGAAAACTGCGTTGTGCTGGAAGCTCGCATTTGTTATGACGTGGCCAAACTCATGTCTCTGGACTCAGAAAG GAGGAAGACGGAACGCAGCAAGAAGTTCTACACTGACCTGTACAACAAGGAACACGTGCATACTATGAtcaaccccaaaccatgtggccaCCTGTGCTGCTGCGTCATAAAGGGCTGTGAGCAG GTGGAAGCAATGACCTACTACACTGATCTGGAGGCCAGGCTGAGAGAGGAATataagaaggagagagagaaggtcaCCACTAAGCCTCTGGACATGGCTTTTGTCACCTTCCAGAGTGAAGCCATAACTGCAGT TATTCTTAAAGACTTTAACGCGTGCAAGTTTCATGGCTGTCACTGTCAGCGCGAGCCCAAATCCTCACCCTTCAGCAGCATCCTACATACACACAACTGGTCAGTCACCTACGCTCCTGACCCACAGAATGTCTACTG GGAGCACTTGTCAATAGGCGGCGCATCCTGGTGGCTCCGCTGCCTAGTTATCAACTGTTGCCTCTTCCTCCTGCTCTTCTTTCTCACCACTCCTGCCATCATCATATCTACCATGGACAAGTTTAACGTTACAAAACCTGTGGAGTACCTGAAT AATCCCATAATCACCCAGTTCTTCCCCACTCTGCTGTTGTGGAGCTTCTCGGCCCTGCTGCCCACCATCGTGTACTACTCTGCTTTTTTTGAGGCACACTGGACACG TTCTGGGGAGAACAGAACCACTATGCACAAGTGTTACACCTTCCTCATCTTTATGGTCCTGCTGCTGCCATCTCTGGGCCTCAGCAG TTTGGATGTGTTTTTTCGCTGGCTTTTTGACAAGATGTTCCTATCTAATGCTACAGTGAGATTCGA ATGTGTATTTCTTCCGGACAATGGGGCTTTTTTTGTTAACTATGTCATTGCCTCAGCCTTCATTGGTAATGCTATGGACCTATTGCGCATTCCGGGTCTGCTCATGTACATGATTCGTCTGTGCTTGGCTCGCTCTGCAGCCGAGAGACGCAATGTAAAGAAG CATCAAGCGTACGAGTTCCAGTTCGGGGCAGCGTATGCCTGGTTGATGAACGTCTTCACTGTAGTCATGACCTACAGCATCACCTGTCCGATCATTGTTCCTTTCG GCTTAATGTACATGTTGTTAAAGCACCTCGTGGACAGGTATAATATGTACTACGCCTACTTGCCGTCCAAACTGGATAAGAAGATCCACTCTGGAGCTGTGAACCAGGTGGTGGCTGCGCCCATCCTGTGCCTCTTCTGGTTGCTTTTCTTCTCCACTGTACGCATAG GGTTCCTCACTGCCACCTCAATGTTCACATTTGTGGTTCTGATAATCACCATCATAATTTGCGTCTCTCACGTTGTTTTCGGACATTTTAAGTACCTAAGCGCACACAATTACAAA ATTGACTCGCAGGAAGTGGATGGGGTAGAGAACGGACAGCCGCCTGGCACCTCCCCACCCACCAAATCTGCG AGGTACATCGCACAGGTTCTACAGGAGCAGGGCCCAGAGGAGTCAGTCTCCGGGAGTGGTGAGGAATACGGCCAGGGTTCCCCGCAGGATGACGAGCTCATGGCACCGGGCTCAGTTGTCAATGAGGGGGATTTCCAGTCAGGAGAGGACAGTCTCATCGACAACGAGGTGCACCAGTGA